The following nucleotide sequence is from Rattus norvegicus strain BN/NHsdMcwi chromosome 13, GRCr8, whole genome shotgun sequence.
tcttaaagtAGGGAGCAGTTCAAGACGACACATGAGGTCAAACTCCCATCTCTAAAAGCCCACGCATACCCACATACCAAAACAcgtacacataccacacagcaTATGAATGCCCAAAATAAAATGgtcttaataaaacaaaaaaaattataggCAATAAGTTTGAAAGAAATAGTGAAGATATGTCAAGTTCTTTTATATTGATTCTGCTGATTAGTACTCAAAACTACTGAGACCTAGGGATCTCTGAAATAAGTGTTTATTGAGCTGTTACAGATGCTAAGAACAAAAGCAAAGGTCCTGGGATGTGTTTCAGCAGCTCCCAGTAGTAAGATTAGAGTTATAGAGTCGTAAATTTGTCCTTTAGATCTATCAGCCAAGACcacttttatgaagaaagttttGGGACAGTAACTAGAAGTTGTTTGCACTAAGCTTATGTATTGGCTATGTGTAAAGGGTATGAGATAAGAGAGTGCAGAGTTTAAGGTTTTAAGTTTCACAAGAAGTACATACTGCTACTGGAGTAGTTTAGGTTGTAAACAGAGTGGGATTGGACCTAGTGATCTAGTCATTGCAGAACTGAATTAATATTTCAACATTCATCCAGGTTGCAGTTGGTCAGACTATATTcaaagtcaggaggcagagaggaacgAATGCTTGTGCTCTGCTCtgcttaattttttctttttttttttttaagacctatCATTCTAACCTAGAGATCGCTGCCACCCAGAGAGGGTGAGTATTCTATCCCGGTGAACCTAATCAAGACAATTCCCCAACATGGTCCCCATGAACTTGGGGAACCCTGTGAGGGGGGGAATGGAGGATACAAGGAAAGCAGGCCTTCTGAATCAACAGAGCAAAGATCATATGAACTCACATGAAAAGAGAACTAACACAGTTCTTGGTCACAAAGAGTTCCAGTGCCAAGACGGGAAGCAGACACAAGGCCCATCCCCAACTCAGAAGTTatctccaggggctggggatttagctcagtggtagagcgcttacctaggaagcgcaaggcttaCCAAGTAGAGGCTAAGACAAAACTAACTCAATGGCATTTTGAACACTTTTTGTCTTACAGTGCTTTGTTGGGTGTTCGTTTGCTACTGTACAAGTCATTTGCTTAGatattatggtttccaattttgtgttttataagatttctctgtgtgtgtgcaaatgtgtgtgtgtgtgtgtctgcttttatatgtctcttgtgctttttctttgactctgtttcttctctttgttttgtcctactctggtttgtttttattatctttttcttaattattttttaaatatttattttatttatgtgagtacactgcagctgtcttcagacacaccaggagagagcatcagatctcatttcagatggttgtgagccaccatgtggttgctgggaattgaactcaggacctctggaggagcagtcagtgctcttaaccgctgagccatctctccagcccttcttaattatttttttaaagtgactgcattctaatgagagaaagaaagggcatgGATTTGGGTGGGCAGGGAAatagggaggatctgggaggagtcaggggaggggaAATTGTAATTAGAATATATCAtaagagaaaaatgtatttttaataatatagACATACACCGTGGCATCCCCAAAGGTCTCTCAGGTGATTCtggatttcataaaattaaaaattgacaTTAACCATCACAAACTCATAAGGCTGTATTTACCAATATACTCTTGATCTGGACTAGACATCCCTTCTTATACCAACACTATGTAGTCAAAGAACCAgcccatctatcatctatttattataAACCTATCTATTATaaacctatctatctatctatctatccatcatccatctatcttctatctatctatctatccatcatccatctatcttctatcatctatctatctatctatctatctatctatctatctatctatctcataaGACTGTATTTACCAATATACTCTTGATCTGGACTAGACATCCCTTCTTATACCAACACTATGTAGTCAAAGAACCAgcccatctatcatctatttattataaatcaatctatctatctatctatctatctatctatctatctatctatctatcatccatctatctactatctatctatctatctatccatcatccatctatcttctatctatctatctatctatctatctatctaacatcAATTTCCATTTACTTCTCTTCAGTTTTATTAAggtaaaaatgacaaaaagttCTTTAGGTtgtacaactttatttttttcccctgagacagagtttctctgtgtatcagacctggctgtcctgatattcactttgtagaccaggctatcctaaAAACTATAAAggcctgactgcctctgcctcctgagtgctaggatcaaaggtatGAGTTACCACGCTCTGCTAACTtgatcattttaaaaacattgtgtgtgtgtgtgtgtgtgtgtgtgtgtatgtgtgtgtgtgtgtgtgtgtgcatgtaaatgtGCAGAGTGTAGAGTACAACTGAAGGGGTGggcagctgagccacctctctggcccaCAAATTGATATTTTAATGTACAGTAACTATAGCAACCAAGCTAATTAACATGTTATCACTCCTAagagtttcatttattttctgttagaAAATTTGAAAGCAATATCTTTAGCAAATTTCAAGAGTAAAATACAGAATTGTTAACTGTATTTACAGTTCTATACATTAGATCAATATGTTAGAGATCTAGAACTTTTTATTGTATAAGTAACAAGTTACACTTTCAATAAAATCTccatactcctcctcctcctttccccaggGCAGTAACTATCATTCCATTCCTGCAAaaccctccttttctccttttccttttttttctttttggtttggtttttgttttgttttagacagaGATTGTCTGTTTagccctggaactagctctgtagatcaggcggGACTCACACTTGGAGATGGGATGGCCTTTGCCTCTCCAGTcatgcaccaccacctcctggccCACAAATCCTCACGTTATTGAAGTCATCACTGTTGGTCCAAAGCAACTTCTCAAAATGGCAGTGTTGCTGACAATGTCCTAAACAGAAGGACTCTGACCTAGTGGGTAAACAGAAGCCTAACTCCAGCTTCTGTTAACTCAGGGACCTCCCTTAATCTGCTCCCAAAGGTCAATTAATTTGGGCTTGCTGGGAAACAGActgacggacacacacacacacacacacacgatagttTGATTCCTAAAAAATTATCCTTCTAGCCCTGGAGTGGTTAAGTTGGTGGTTTTACTGCGCCCTCTTGCTTACAATCCCAAGTGTGGACAAAGTATTTTTATAGCTATCTCAGGAAACACAGGAAGTTGGAAAGTGTCAGTCTGTTTCAATGCATTATGCTTAAGTCAGGCATAATGTTGTTAGTGCTtgcattttgacttttttttttaagagcaatTGCCCACTACAAATCTCATTAacagtatattaaaattaaattgtgCAGGAGACATGGTGGTGCTTGGTATCCCAGCGTTTAGGagatggtgctggaggatgataAAATTGAGACCGCTTGGGGGTAAACAATGTATCTCTAGAGAGAGGGAAACATTGTTTTGCTTAATTGAGCCAAGAGGTAAATTGTACTTGAAAAGTTctacttcaaaacaaacaaacaaacaaacaaacaaacaaacaaaaaaaaaaaaccacagcaaTTTTCCTAAGTCTCTAAAATTCTATATAAATAgcaaactttaattttaaaagtaaatttggaCTTATGAAAAAACATGTTATGCCCCCGGGAGATTTGTTTTTGCAACTAACTTTCATTCTTTTGTGATTTGATGACATACAGACCAAGGGatgtaaaaaaaagaacaaccatAAACGGAAGTTCTAATTTTGTAACTTGGCAACATAAATCTTAAGTTTGGGTTCAGCATGAAGGCTCAATAAAGGTATGGGTAGTTCCGACAGTTGTTCATAGTTTTAGCTATACCATTAGACCTCCGACTTTCACAGTTTCAGTATATAAAACCAAGGGCGGATCCCCCTGAACTTACGAAAAGACGTACAAAGGGCTATTATTACCATCACTGAGTGGCTTGGGTAGGTTTGTCTTTAAGAGCTATAGCAGCCATGGCTGTAAAAGCCATAATGAACGATCTCTGGGCTAATTTGTTTCCTAATTTCAGTTTACCTTAAAAAACACCACCTTGGTTTCTTCGGAAAGAACGTTAAACATTGAGCTGCCTTTGTCTTTTACTTTCTGAGCGTAAAATTTAATCTGCCTATGGACTCCTGATCAATAATTTAATCTTAAGATGACATTCCGGTCCGGTCCATCTTTCACATCATAAACCTGTTCGACCAGAGGCGGTGACAGCTACCTACCATCCTCAGGTAAACACCGGGCCACCACCCAGCCTCGAGTAATTTTTCTTGTAGCTCTCCCTAAGCCTTTAACTCTGAATGCGGGCGTGCGGAGCTCGGGAGAACTCGGTAGAGATCGGGAGAACTCGGTAGAGATCGGGAGAACTCGGTAGAGATCGGGAGAACTCGGTAGAGATCGGGAGAACTCGGCGGGCAGGTGAGAGCCTCGCTCTACGGCAGAGGATGCGAATTTGGAGGCTCGTGGGCGCGCCGGCTCGTGGGCGTGCGGAGACAGGGTAGCCAGGAAGAGCGGCGAGCCCGGCGGCCGCGCGGGCAGCCCGGTGGGGCGGAGCGAGGCAGCCGGAGGGGCGGGCTCCCGGCGTCGTGGTCGCGCTCGCGTGCTCCGTTCCCTGCGGCTGCCCGGACCCTTGGCCATGTCCTGGTACCGCGCGGCTTCGGTGGGGAGGCGGCTGGTGGCGAGCGGGAGGATCTTGGCGGGGCGGCGCGGCGCGGCTGGAGCTGCGGGCTCGGGGTATGCGGCGGGGCGGGCCTGAGGGGCGCGTGTGTCTCTGCAATAGTGTTAGTGTGGACCTTCCCCAGTGGTCCCAGCCGGCTTAGGGGATAAACAACAGACGCACTAGTCGCAGCTTCACAAAcgcagccccctccccccatgtgTGTGGTTTTTAACGCAGCGTAGACAGGGCGACCCTGAAAAAAGACTTCCCTGCTTATGGGAACTTATTTGTCCTTCTTATGTTGATGTTGGGTCTTCGCTATCCTGTCGCAGGAAGTGAACTTGACTAAGGCTTTTCAGTGCCCAAGGCCTTGCAACTAGTAACGCTAACATCTTGTAGACGTTTCTGGCTTGATGGATGCGttgctttccctggcttcccTCCTTGGCATAACCGTGGGCTGGCACACCAGCTGTGGCCGACGGGGTCTGGCGTAGGCAGCTGTCAAGGCATCTGTCCAGTATCCTAGCCTCCCCTGTCTTCCAGGGAGACTTACCTTCTGAAAGCGCTGATCATGTGATGTTAACTATTTGACAGATCATTAGAACTGTTTCCTATTGGATAAATCTGGAGTATATCCTGCTTTGCCCACCTACCACCTCTTAGTAAGTGTTCCATAAATGGGGCGGGACTAGTTGGTGCTTTACCAATGTCGAAGTATTTTATTGGACACTTACGCTGTGCCTGCCCCTTTCCTTAATAGAAAGCTAAACTAGAAATTGAAGGAACCACCTCAAGAAAGGTAGGGGTGCCTCTTTGGAGCTTTctcattggcagggaataggtaTCCTTGGCCCTCTTAATTTCTTAGAAAAGCGCATCTGTTGTAAATGGTACATAAGTTTGAGGAGGAGGTAAAAGCTAGATTAGAGATTTTGTTTTTAGAGTTGAAAACCCAAATAGATTGGGTTGATGCCATCCAGCTCTCTTCCAGGCCAAGGCTGTCTGGCTCTTTTCTACTGCTTTGAACGTCACAAACTCCGCCAGCTTTCCCCACTCAAAGCTGCCTCCCCCAAAATAGGACACTGTCTTCTAGGCCTGTCTCTTCCACCCTACCCTCTCTTAACCAGGAATAAGCACATGGTACTTTTATTGTAGTGGTTTCCTTGTTAATCTTTTGGGAAGCAAGAAATGTTAATAAATGTTAATGACAAATGCACATTTAGTTGTAGTGATTCCCGTCTCTCACTCATCCATGTTGTTATGGAAGGCGACGCTTGTTGCTGCTTATTTGAAGTGTTCCAGAGTGACCATGTAAAGCAGGCATTCATCGTCCAGGGTTAACATGCACTGGCAAAGGCCATTTAATGTGGATTCATTCAGAAACAGGACTGAAACTCCACACTATGATTTAAGACATGTCTTGATTGGagcctttaaaattttaaattttacctttATACTTAATATAAGTAgcttggtgtggtggcacatgcctttaatcatggTACTCTGGAAtgagaggtaggtggatctctgagttctgggccagcctaatctacagagtgagttccaggtcagccaagactacacagagaaaccctgtctctaaactaACAAATAAACACCCCCCCCCCTAAAGTTTCTATAAATATATCCATAAGGAAGAGCTGCTTTTGTGGAAggacacttttttttcctttaattgtaAGTATGTCTttaagccagacatggtggcatatacctttaatccaagcattgGAAGACaagtaggaggatctctgagttccaagtcggcttggtctacatagtccttgtctcaaaaaaacaaccaacccaaaataacagtaaaatatatatttaaaaaccatTTGAGCTTTAAATTCTTTACCTTCCCTTTATTTCTTAGATATCTTGGCAGCACCAATCTTTTTGGTATTTTTGAGATAAAAGTTTGCACCATGTCTAATTTGCACCAAGAATGTCATCAGGCATTGCTAGCTGATCAAGAAAAATGAATGTATGAGGGAAACTATTCTAGGATTAGTGGAGAGACTTGATGACTAATGGGCCAGTTTTTGGGCAGATATCCCTGCTTAATGaatctttttacatttattatttttgtgacaATCTCTCTATATAGAGCTGGCTTTCCTAAAACTCACTGTGAGTTCcaactcagagttctgcctgcctttgcctttcaagtgctgggactaaaggcatgcataCCACATCTGGCTAACTCTGCCTTTTTCTAAGGTTTTATATATAACCAATGAGATAGAGGGTCCTGTAATTAGGAGGCCTGTCAAGTATTATTGACATTTACTGTGTAAGGTAGTTTTGCTTTCTGTATATGtcagaaaatatatgtatatatattcttcacAAACCCCTTCTGAGTGGGAGTGATTATTTTTCTTACTTGGTGGATTGAGGAACTGGAAATTACAGATGTGGTTGAAAACCTTGATTCCCTTAAAGTCTTTgtaggttttgtttctgtttttgtttatttggttttctgtttgttagtTTTGCTTCACAGTGTCCTGGAAGACTAGGgcttcagatctcctggagctagatTTACAAGTAGATGTTTCTGAGCTGGCTTGATATGGATTCTGGGAGcggaacctgggtcttctgcaagagcagctagtgctcagaattgctgagtcatctctctagctctccACACCTCAGTTTTGTATGTTTTCAGAAGAAATGCAAAACACGTTTTATTGCCAGTGGTCAGGCCTTTATGAGGGCAGAATATTTGATATTTGGTGATTGCAAATTTACTTAAGAATAAGAACGTACTGAACATTCGACCCAGAGATTGGCTTTAGCAGGTGAAATGTATTGAAAGGCTGCCTAGAGAGGCACATGCGGCCTGTTGGTGTTAGCAGACGAGCTCTTTGTGAACTGGTGTTTTGTGCTGATAAAGCTTTTCCCTGCTTTGTGTATCTGGATGTCTTTATGTTTAAGGTTGTCTTCTATGCTAGAGGGCCACCTCATTAACTGTACtgatctttttcatttgttttagaatGGGAAACAGCACATCCTCGTTTTGGGGGAAGTCAGCCACTACTCCTGTGAACCAGATCCAAGTGAGTGATGGGGAAGACGGAGGAAGAAGAGATATCTCATACATTTAATATACTTATTCTGTGTCCAGACTTGACATGGTCTGGAGAAAATATGACTAAATtaatatctattttaaaaatggctatGGAAGTTATCCTTGTGACAAATCCCATATCATTTTCCTTAGTTAAAATTTccaaaatttattctttattctttctttctgtgtgtgtgtgtgtctacacaaaTCACTTCATGCTTGTGTGGGGGCCAGAGGAGGGATGTCCAGTGTCCTGTTCTATTGGTATCAGCTTTATTCCTTTGAGATAGTGCTCCAGcaattctgtctctgccttccctgtcaccccctccctcacctcccagagctggggttataggtagAGTGTTCTTGAGTTGCCTGGGCTAACTCTGATCTGCTCTAACACAGGCTGCTCTTGGACTTGTCATGTTGCCTCAGCTTCCTACatagctgggatcacaggcctgtCCTATCAAGCCTGGCTAAAATTTATTCTTAATGGAATCCATCTGTGAGGTTGAACTGTTTATTTTTTCATCATGCCCACTCTAAGTCTACTGCTGACCTCAGAGTGAGGCTTTCCACTCTGTCTGGTTTTGGCGTGAGCAGCTGTTTAACAGCTTTCTGCCCTGACATGGAACCGACTGTGCAATAATTACTCCGTAAATTATTCTCTTCAGGGATCTGTACATGGCtctgttctcttcttttcttctctctttcactGTCTGTCTTCATTACTTCTGCCTCAGAAATTTTGTGTTAAGTGGACCTGGCCTCATTTGCCTGTCATCTTAGCAGTTGGGGAACAGAAGCAAGAGAGAAAATTCAAGGCTTCTTCGGACTATCCTTCTGTCTTTccacacaaaaatgaaaacaaaaccaaaccccccAGAATTTCTCTTACacatggatttttcttttcttccagttcATGAAGCATATCTTTGTCTTCCTCACTGTCTTCTGCATATGTTTTATTTCTGCTATGGACTGAGGGTGCAGTTCAGTGGTTAGGCCATAAGCCTGACATAATCGGGGCCCTGGGTTTTGCTTTCTAGTAACACACATAGGCAATCTGAGTTTTCTTTTAGCTACCTTACTGTCTTCTGAGTACAGCAGCAATTTGAGAAGCTTCTTGTACGGGGgcattctcttttttaaaatacaaaagtgAAGATTTAGTGAAGACGAGCTTGAGAGAAAGCGAAGATGTTTATGCAACCCTGGCACTATCATCTGGAGGTCTGCTCACTTTGGACTCTCTTTATTAGCGCTTCTGTGTCGTGGAAGCAATCAGAGTGCTCATCCCCTGAGTCTAAATGATAGGCCCCGTGTGCCTCTGATCTACACAGCATGGTAGAAGATTGCTGGCTTCAGGTGTAGTGTGGAATTGGAGAAAATGAGACAGTGGACGCTCAGCCTCAGTTTGACTGTCTGTAAAACTGATTCAGTAATGTAGTATATTATCTTGTATGGCTGACCTTGATGTGAtagaattttaaatattctgaGAATTCAGGAGAAAGAGCCTAAAATTGATCACATACCTACATCTAGAGTATGACTCAGGACACTTCTGACTCCTCAGGCTGTGTCTATGTTCTGAAGCTCTCTGGGTGTTTCTGTCTTCATCTGGAAGTCACTGTTTATGTTGCATCCTGTAAGGACTACCTAGGTAGTGCTCAGATGTCAGCCTTGTCCATTGAAAActatgtgggggctggagagatggctcagcggttaagagcacacgactgctcttccagaggtcccgagttcaattcccagcaaccacatggtggctcacaaccatctgtaaagagatctgatgccctcttctggtgtgtctgaagacagctacagtgtacttatatataataaatgaataaataaatcttaaaaaaaaaagaaaacctatgtGGATGCCAATCATGTCTGCTGAGATCATTTAAAGAACTTGGACATCCACGTACTTAGAAGTAAGACtacaccaggcagtggtggcccatacccttaatcccagctctcgagaggcagaggcaggcagatctttatggGTTTGAGACTACCCTGGTCCActgagcgagttctaggacagccagggttatacagagaaatcctgtcttgaaaaaccaaaccaaacgtaGACAAAACAAATGcaacaaaattaaaaggaagtATCCTAGGCTGTAGAGACATATACCACAGCCTGGACTGTGGTAAAGACCTGAGAACAGTACAACCCAGGCAACTCTCAGGAGAGTCATTTTGGAAACTTGCTTATGACTTGGGCTTCAAATGATTGAGCAAGCTTTTCTGGAAGTGGCTTTTGCAGgatcatcaggaaagcatagctTACCACGATAGCTTTTAGGGAGTAAGCCATTGCCCATACTTGGTGAAAGCTGAACATTTTAAGGAGAAATGACACCTTATTTCCTTGTGACTGGAAGTTACCAGTGGTAAGGAATAAATGCCTCCTGAGTACCTCTAAAAACATTTGAGAAGCGCAATAGAAATTAAGTGGACTGTAGGTCTGGGTTCACCTGAACTCACGGCAAGTACAGTTATTAATCAAAGACAGCAGGTAagttactgtgatggtttgtatatgcctggcccagggagtggcacttaatagaaggtgtggccctgttggaggaggtatggccttgttgaagtaggtgtggcactgtgggtatAGGCTTTAAgcccctcatcctagctgcctggaagttaatattctgctagcagccttcagataaagatggaggactctcagcttctcttgtaccatgtctgccatgttcccaccatgatgataatggactgaacctctgaacctgcaagccagccccaattaaatgttgtccttataagagttgccttggtcatggcatctgtccatagcagtaaaaccctgactaggacagtTACTTATCTTTCCTATGTACCACTGTTTCATCTGTGCAGTTTAAATAATACAGGATGGACCTCTATTGATTCCAGTGAACTTGAGATGACTTCATGACATCAAGAATATTGGCTGTCATAATATATGAGAGGAAAAAACCCAGGGAATTGGCTTTCATTGGCTTCATTCTTGATACTATAAGGAGGCCAGTGTTTTGatacctttttttgtttgtttgtttctagtggCCATTGTTTGAAAAGAATAATATCCTCAATTTACAGATACCACACTTGAAGCTTCACTGGAGCACAGAGGTGTGCTCTACCCTGCAGAATCATATTCCTTCCacaaattttgatttaattccgAAAGTAATGCCTAGAATGAAAGGgttttgtttgcatttatttattttttatttatttaatttttattttaggaaaCAATTTCTAATAATTGTGTGGTGATTTTCTCAAAATCATCCTGCTCTTACTGTTCAATGGCCAAGAAGATTTTCCATGACATGAATGTCAACTATAAAGTCGTGGAGTTGGATATGGTGGAATATGGTAGCCAGTTTCAAGAGGCTCTTTACAAGATGACTGGAGAAAGAACTGTGAGTATACTCTCGGCTCTGCTGCCCCTGGTGATGAGGTAGTAACATGCCAGTCTCTAGACAGTAGACTTTCATGGTAGGAAAGGCAAGCCAGCCTGACATTTCAGTGGATTACACATTGATAAATAAATGGCAGATCTACAAAGAAACCAGCCTCATAGAATAAGAAACAGcatagtgaatgtgtgtgtgtgtgtgtgtgtgtgtgtgtgtgtgtgtgtgtgacagacagacacacagagagagacagacacacagacacagacacagagatagacagatagactagCTTGAGGCACCTGATGATGTCATCAGGGATTTTGAAATGTTAAGGTCCTTTTGGAGGTCTTTGTGAGATAAAATTATCCTTCCAGCCTTGGACAATACAGACCAGACCGGACACTGCAGTCCCTGTGCTTATCTGTGTTTTCTGCTTATTGTTTTAACTTCTGGAAATTTGTATATTGTTTTCATGATATGAACAGTCAGTAGACTATCCATTGTTGCcactttccttcttgtttaaagGTCTGTAGAAGAGAATTGGTAAACATGTAGAAAGGAACCACATAAACATTAATACTTTCctacctttcccttcctttcttcctgctcaAGGATAGTTTTAGAGGTTAAAAGAAAAACCTGGGTCAGGCAAGCTGGAAAATCTCAGTAGTTGCCCGAGGGAGGAgaatggaagagaaaaggaaagaaggccagcTGGTGTAGCCAGCACAGGGGTCAGACACAGGGGAGACAAGAGGCTGCCTGGCGGTTCTGGAAGGAGGCTTCACAAAAAGTAGGGAAGCTCAAAGTATTGTAGAAAGTGTACTTAGGTTCTGGGTAGCAtcccaaagaaagagacagataaAAGGAAACATTGAGTCTTTCTGACTCTGAAGGGCAGGCAGACCCTGAGGAACTTCCTGGTGGCTGATAGGGCTTGccttatttttgtcttttaaaattagTGTGGTCTGTCAGAGGACTTTAGAATCAGATTGCCTTGGATTTGCATCCTACCTCCCTTTTGCTATCTTGGGCAGGTCACTTTTCCTCATTTCTCTTCAAAGTTGGACTAGTTGTGACACCTAGGGTTGTGACACCTAGGGATGGACCTCACTTGTCTTTTCCTCATTCACCAGGTTCCCAGGATATTTGTGAATGGAATATTTATCGGAGGTGCGGCCGACACTCACAGGCTTCACAAAGAAGGGAAATTGCTGCCTCTGGTTCACCAGTGCTATTTAAACAAAAGCAAGAGGAAAGACGTCGAATGACGTGGCTAGTCGCCGTACCAGTAAACGTTAGTGCAGTCATAACCTTTCACTTGAGGATGTTTTCAGTGTGTGGATTGCCctcataaagatgaaaataatgaACAATAAATTGCCATGGACCCCTCATCTTCCGACTGGCCAGTTTTTGAGCACGGGATGGAATATAAAACTGAAGGGGGTGGAGTTACATCAAAAGTAAAGAATGCTTATTAAGACTTTAAGAATTTTACAGCGAAGAGGAAGTTAAGCACTTAAAATCTTACTCCCCGTGGTATTCAGGAATTAACTTCTCACAGTCACTAAGCTTTCAGCAGCGAGGACTGACATGtggtttctttaaaatttaacatGGTACAGATGTGCAGTAGGTTGGGATACCCTATCATGGCAACCCTTCATGTTCTAGACCATCagacatattaaatatatagaatGCGATGAAGTTTATAGTTGGGAAAACCAAACTGCCAATTACTTCATGGTCAGAAAGCAAAAGGGTTTCAATGTAGTGAGAATGAACTTTTTAAACAATTCAGAAGTGTTATTTAGTCCTGTCAGTTGGAGTGTTCTACCTTTCAGAATCTGTAACAGc
It contains:
- the Glrx2 gene encoding glutaredoxin-2, mitochondrial isoform X2: MGNSTSSFWGKSATTPVNQIQETISNNCVVIFSKSSCSYCSMAKKIFHDMNVNYKVVELDMVEYGSQFQEALYKMTGERTVPRIFVNGIFIGGAADTHRLHKEGKLLPLVHQCYLNKSKRKDVE
- the Glrx2 gene encoding glutaredoxin-2, mitochondrial 1 (1 is encoded by transcript variant 1), whose amino-acid sequence is MSWYRAASVGRRLVASGRILAGRRGAAGAAGSGMGNSTSSFWGKSATTPVNQIQETISNNCVVIFSKSSCSYCSMAKKIFHDMNVNYKVVELDMVEYGSQFQEALYKMTGERTVPRIFVNGIFIGGAADTHRLHKEGKLLPLVHQCYLNKSKRKDVE